The proteins below are encoded in one region of Myxocyprinus asiaticus isolate MX2 ecotype Aquarium Trade chromosome 13, UBuf_Myxa_2, whole genome shotgun sequence:
- the LOC127449982 gene encoding SUMO-conjugating enzyme UBC9-B, protein MSGIALSRLAQERKAWRKDHPFGFVAVPTKNPDGTMNLMNWECAIPGKKGTPWEGGLFKLRMLFKDDYPSSPPKCKFEPPLFHPNVYPSGTVCLSILEEDKDWRPAITIKQILLGIQELLNEPNIQDPAQAEAYTIYCQNRVEYEKRVRAQAKKFSP, encoded by the exons ATGTCTGGTATAGCGTTAAGTCGTCTTGCACAAGAACGAAAGGCTTGGCGGAAGGACCATCCTTTT GGTTTTGTAGCTGTACCAACAAAAAACCCTGATGGGACTATGAACTTGATGAATTGGGAATGTGCCATCCCTGGAAAGAAAGGG ACGCCGTGGGAGGGGGGCCTATTCAAACTTCGGATGCTCTTCAAGGATGACTATCCTTCCTCTCCACCaaagt GTAAATTTGAGCCTCCTTTATTCCATCCGAATGTATATCCATCTGGTACCGTGTGCCTATCTATTTTAGAGGAAGACAAAGACTGGAGGCCTGCCATTACAATCAAGCAG ATTTTGCTAGGAATCCAAGAACTCCTTAACGAACCAAATATTCAGGACCCCGCACAGGCTGAGGCATACACAATTTACTG CCAAAACAGAGTGGAATATGAAAAAAGGGTCCGAGCACAAGCCAAAAAGTTCTCTCCATAA